The sequence GTTTCCAATAATTTATGGTGTTTCAATTCATATAAATATTCTCTCATTCTGCTGTGGATCGTGCGATTTCTGCGTTCTACCGCAAACCGGGACTCAATGATATCTCCTTCTTGCAGCACATTGTCTGACACCAGCACACCTCCATGTTCCAACAGACGAACCACTTCCGGCATATAATAAATGTACTGCCCTTTCGCCGCATCCATAAAAATAAAATCATACGTCTCATCAAGTGATTTTAAGATTTCCAGTGCATCTCCCTCAAGCAGTGTGATCTGTTCTTCTTTTCCTGCTCTTTTAAAGTTCTCGCGGGCGATCGGAATCCGCTTTTCATATTTTTCGATTGTTGTAATCTTACAATCTTCCGAAACATATTCACTCATCAAAAGTGCGGAAAATCCAACTGCTGTTCCGACCTCCAATATCCGCATCGGCTTTTTGATCTGCAAAAGTACTTTCAAAAAGCTCTGCATCTCCTTTCGGATAATCGGCACATAAGTATCGAGCGCTTCTTTCTCTATCGTCTCCAGTATCTCACTGTTTTCCGTCTCCAGCGAATGAATAAACGTCACCATACGTTCATCTACTATCATGTCCCTTACCTTCCTCTATTCATAACGAAACCAAAGACGGAGAAATCATTTTCCCCGTCTTTCTCTCTAATTCTATACATCCATAATAATCGGAAGAATCATAGGTTTTCTCTTTGTCCTCTTCCATATAAATTCATTCATGGTATCACGTATCACAAGCTTAATACGGCTCCAGTCTGCATTCCGGTTCGTCAGACATTTCTCCAGTGCTTCCTGAAGAACTTGTCTTGCCTCTTCCATCAGACTCTCAGATTCTCTCACATACACAAATCCTCTGGATACAATATCCGGTCCTGCAAGAAGCTGATTCGTTCTCTTTTCTAACGTAAGAACAACGATTAAAATACCATCTTCCGCCAGATGCTGACGATCACGTAATACGATATTTCCCACATCTCCAACGCCAAGTCCGTCGACTAAAATTGCTCCGGTGTGTACTTTATCTACAATCTTTGCCTCTTTTTCATCTAATGCAAGCACGTCTCCGGAATGCATGATGAAAATATTTTCTTTCGGAATACCAAGGCTTTCTGCCAATTTTGCATTTGCTTTCAAATGACGATACTCTCCATGTACCGGAATTGCATATTTCGGTTTTAACAGGGAATAGATCAGCTTTAGTTCTTCCTGACAGGCATGTCCTGATACATGGGCATCCTGGAAAATGACATCTGCCCCTTTCTGTGATAATTCATTAATCACACGTGACACTGCCTTTTCATTCCCCGGAATCGGATTAGAACTGAAAATAACGGTATCTCCCGGCTTGATTGTCACTTTTTTATGAATGTCTGCCGCCATACGTGACAATGCAGCCATTGACTCTCCCTGGCTTCCTGTCGTGATCAAAACTGTCTTTTCGTCCGGATAATTTTTCAGCTGGTCAATCTCGATTAATGTCTTGTCCGGAATGTGAAGATATCCAAGCTCTGACGCTGTCGAGATAATATTGACCATACTGCGTCCTTCCACAACTACTTTTCTGTCGTACTTATATGCAGAGTTAATAATCTGCTGTACTCGGTCTACATTGGACGCAAATGTCGCAATAATAATTCTTGTATTACGGTGTTCCGCAAATATCTGATCAAATGTCTTTCCAACTGTCCGCTCAGACATCGTAAATCCCGGTCTCTCTGCATTCGTACTGTCTGACATCATCGCCAAAACACCTTTTTTACCAATCTCTGCAAATCTCTGCAGATCAATGGCATCGCCAAATACCGGTGTGTAATCTACCTTAAAGTCACCTGTGTGTACTACAGTTCCCGCCGGCGAATAAATTGCAAGCGCTGCCGCATCCTGAATACTGTGGTTCGTACGGATAAATTCAATACGAAACTGTCCTAAATTAATCGACTGTCCGTGACGCACTACTTTTCGTCTTGTACTGCGAAGCAGATTATGCTCTTTTAATTTATTTTCAATAATCCCCATTGTCAGCTTTGTCGCATAAATCGGGAGATTCATATCCTTCAATACATACGGAAGAGAGCCAATATGATCCTCATGTCCATGTGTGATAACAAATCCTTTTACTTTTTTAATATTGTCTCTTAAATAAGTGATATCCGGAATCACAAGATCGATTCCAAGCATATCATCTTCCGGGAATGCCAATCCGCAATCCACTACTATAATACTGTCCTCATATTCAAAGGCAGTAATATTCATTCCAATCTGCTCTAATCCGCCGAGTGGAATAATTTTCAATTTTGAGTTACTTTCTTTTTTCAAATTTACACCTCCATGTGTTTTATGTAACTTTTTCTGCACTTTTTTCGGCGCAGTCCTTACATTGTCCATAGAATTTCAATTCGTGGTCTAACACACGGAATCCCGTCATTTTCTCTATGTGATTTTCCAACTCCTCTAAAAGATCATCGTTAAATGACAACACCTTTCCGCAATCTTTGCAAATCAAATGATGATGTGTATGTTTTGATTCTCCATCTACCCGATGCCCAATCTCATACCGTACACAACCGTCATCCAAATTGATCCGATCCACCAATTGCATCTCCAACAACAACTGTACCGTTCTATACACTGTAGCAAGTCCGATATCCGGACATTCCGCTTTTACTAACTTATAAATATCTTCTGCTGCCATATGGATATCCCGATGCTTATCCAATACTTTTAAAACAATCAGTCTCTGATTCGTCACCTTCAATCCCTTGGCTTTTAACATTTCTTTAAACTCTTCCTGGTTAATTGACATAGTGCCCCCTCAAAATGCAGCCATCTGTTACATATCAATATCAATATCTTCTAATAGTTCCTCGAATACTTTCAGCACTCCCATAAGCTCGTTCTCGTCTTCTACTACTTCGTAGAGACTCTCCACATCCTCTGCCGCACTTGTATCCTTTAAAATAAGGCACTCCGCCTCATCTTCTTCGGAATCCGTCACTAAAATATACGAATTTCCATTTACTTTTGTCTGTTCCAACACAAAAAATTCCACTTCATCTTTTGTATCATCAAACACAAATTTAATTTTTTCCATAAACTCTCCTTAAGAATTCTTTCATCCTATTCGTGATTCATGCGAATCGAATCCAAATATCCCTGCAATATAAAAACTGCCGCTATCTTATCCACATATTTTTTCCGGTCTTCGCGTCTTACTTTACTTTCAATCAATGTCCGTTCTGCCTCCAAAGTCGTCAGACGTTCATCCCACATAATAACCGGAAGACCTGTCCGTCTCTCCAGCATTGCTTTTAATTCCAAAGATTTTTCCGCACGATCACCTATTGTATTATTCATATGCTTTGGAAAGCCAAGCACAAGTTTGTCCACTTCGTATTCTTTCACCAATTCTTCAATACGAGCAAGTGTCTGACGTAACTTGTTCTCCGCTTTACGATGAATTGTCTCTATTCCCTGAGCTGTAATTCCCAGCGGGTCGCTTATCGCCACTCCCACGGTCTTTGAGCCGTAATCTAATCCCATCACTCTCATAACTATTTTATTCCCATGAATGATGCTCGATATACGACTTCAGCATCTCTTCTACCAATTCATCTCGTTCCATCTTCATGATCAGACTTCTTGCTCCATTATGGCTCGTAATATAAGTAGGATCTCCAGACATAATATAGCCAACAATCTGATTCACCGGATTGTACCCTTTTTCTCGCAGAGCTTTATACACAATTTCAAGAATCTCTTTTGCCTGAATTTGTGGTGCGTTCCCCACTTGAAAAAATTGTGTGTTACTTAATTCACTCATTTGCTCACGTCCTTTTGTTTACTTCACTTTCTATTTTAATATAATTTTCTGTGAAATTCAATGAATAATTTGTGAATGATTATCAATTTGGATATCTACTAACTTATTCTGCAAATTTGCTTCCGTCTTTAATGCAACTTTCACATACTCTTTTGTATGTCCGACCTGATAGTTTTCTCCGTCGATTTTTATCTGTTCTTCCATCAAAACTTCTACCGTAGTTCCTACAAACTGTTCTTCGTATTTTATTCTCTTTTTTTGACCCAACTCAAGAAGTTCATTACTGCGCGCTGTTTTAATCTGCTCCGGAATCTGGTTGTCCATCACTGCCGCTTTTGTACCTTCCCGCTTTGAATATTTAAAAATATGCGTCTCATAAAAATCCACTTTATCGATAAAGGCTTTTGATTTTTCAAATTCTTCTTCTGTTTCCCCCGGAAATCCTACAATCACATCTGTTGTAAGAGCCGGATGCGCAAAATATTTGCGAAGCAGCATACACTTTTCATAATATTCCTCAGAAGTATATCTTCGATTCATTCGGCGAAGGGTCTCATCGCATCCGCTTTGCAGCGAAAGATGAAAATGCGGACACATCTTTTCAAGACCCGAAATCGTTTTCACAAAATCCTCTGTAATAATCCGTGGTTCCAATGAACCAAGCCGAATTCTTTTAATACCTTCAATCTCATTTACAGCCAAAATCAGAGAAAGTAAATTCTCATTCTCTAAATCCACGCCATAAGAACTCAAGTGAATTCCAGTCAGCACAACTTCCTGATAGCCGTTTGCTGCAAGTTCTGTCACTTCCCGAACCACATCTTCTTTTGCACGGCTTCGCACTCTTCCTCTTGCAAACGGGATGATGCAGTAGGTACAAAACTGATTGCAGCCATCCTGTACTTTGATGTATGCTCTCGTATGTTCTGCTGTTTTATTCAAGTGCATCTCCTCATATTCGTGTGTATGATTAATATCAATTACAGCCTTATTTTGACCTTGTTTTTTCTCATAAAACCCATCCAGAATCTGAATCAGATCTTTCTTTTTATTATTTCCGATAACGATATCAATACTCTCGTCAATTTCTCCGCTTGCTTCTTTTGCCTGCACATAGCATCCAGCTGCAACTACAATTGCATCCGGATTCATCTTTTTTGCACGATGGAGCATCTGACGGGACTTTCTGTCCGCCATGTTAGTCACTGTGCATGTATTGATAATATACACATCCGCGCCTTCTTTAAACGGCACAATCTCATATCCATTTTCTTCCAAAAGCTGTTGCATCGCTTCCGTCTCATATGCATTTACTTTACATCCCAAATTATGTAATGCTGCTCTTTTCATATTCTTTTCCTTTCTCTCTATATATGTTTAATCTGCCGAAAATGTTACGGTTTTCTTTGGCAATTTATTTCTTGACTTTTGTGTCCATCCATTTTAAGATAGTCATAGAACAAAACAAAATTCAAGGAGGTTTTTTCTAATGAAAACAGTAGATATTTCTTTAAATTCAATCGACAAAGTAAAATCATTTGTAAATGATATCAGCAAATTTGATTCTGATTTTGATCTTGTATCTGGAAGATATGTTATCGACGCAAAATCGATTATGGGAATCTTTAGCTTAGATTTATCCAAACCGATCACATTAAACATTCACGCTGATAACGCTAACTTAGATACTATCATGGAAGTATTATCTGCATACACAGTATAATAATCGGATTGAAAAGATGCTCCGCCTTTGGCGGGGCATCTTTTTTTACAGCAGTTCCGTTATTTCAAACTTTCATGCCAGAACTGCTGCATTTTATCTAAGGTTTGACAACAATTGTCTCCACTGTATTTATCGCAGTCTCAAATAATTCATCAATCTTCTCCGCTAGATTTTCTTCTGAGCGTCTAATGATATTAATGTTCGGTTTTGTCACCGGATGTTTTGCGACAAAAATTGTACAGCAGTCTTCAAACGGTAAGATTGAAGTCTCAAATGTATCAATTTTTTCTGCAATTTCTACAATTTCCTGTTTATCAAATCCAATAACCGGACGATATACCGGAAGAGTGCACACATCGTTTGTCGCAGCAAGACTCTGCATTGTCTGACTCGCCACTTGTCCAATACTTTCTCCCGTGATCAGCCCTAAACATCCGCTCTCTTTTGCGAAATGCTCTGCGATTCGCATCATATATCTTCTCATAATAATCGTCAGCTCATCATGCGGGCACTTTTCATAAATATACAACTGAATATCTGTAAAGTTGACAATATTCAGCTTGATCGGTCCTGAATATTTTGATACCAGTTTTGCCAGATCTACTACTTTTTGTTTTGCACGTTCACTTGTATACGGCGGTGCATGGAAATATGTCGCCTCCAGCGCAACTCCACGTTTTGATACCATATAGCCTGCCACCGGACTGTCTATACCGCCTGACAATAGCAACATCGCTTTCCCGTTTGTTCCAACCGGCATTCCTCCCGGTCCTGGAATAATCTCAGAATAGATATAAATCTTCTCTCGAATCTCTACATTTAATTTAATCGCTGGTTTGTGCACATCGACACGAATCTCCGGAAACGCATCTAAGATTGCTTCTCCCAAATCACAGTTAATCTCCATAGAATTCTTCGGATAGCTTTTCTTTCCACGTCTCGCTTCCACTTTGAATGTCGTATTTTTATCCGGATACATCTTATCCATGTAATCTACAACTTCTCTTTTCAGTTCCTCAAATCCTTTGTCTTCCACATGAACAACCGGACAAATCCCAACGATTCCAAACACTCTTTTCAGTGCATCTACCGTCTCCTCATAGTCATAATATCCTTCACAGTCTACATAAATTCTGCCCTGTGATTTGTGAATGTGAAATTCTCCTTCCACATCCTGAAGGGAGAACTTCATCTGTCTGATCAATGCATCTTCAAACAGATAACGGTTCTTTCCCTTGATTCCAATTTCTCCATATTTTATCAAAAAAGCCTGAAACATCATACGTTTATTTTCCTCTCTTTTGTCTTGTTCCATCATTTCTTAGTGTCTTGTATACTTTCTAAGCATCGGTACACAATTATATAGTGTTTCCAATGTATAGTCAATTTCTTCTTTTGTTGTAAATTCAGAAAAACTAAATCGAAGTGTCGCGTCCAAATATTCTGTTCCCGCTCCAATTCCTTTTAGTACACCGCTGATTGCCGGATGATTTGATGCACATGCAGATCCGGAAGATACATAAATTCCTTTCTCTTCCAACGTATGCAATAGTACCTCGCTTCGAATTCCCGCAAATCCCACACTGACAATATGCGGCGCGCTTGTCTCATCGGTTCGTCCGTGAATCGTCGTGTTCTCAATCTTTGCAATTCCTTCTATAAAGTAGTTCTTAAGCGACCTCATCGTCTCCACTTTTTGTTCCAGATTGGTATAAATCTCTTTTGCCGCAGCGCCGAGTCCGGCAATTCCCGGAACATTCTCCGTACCGGAGCGGACATTTTTCTGCTGTTCGCCACCAAATACAATTGGTTTAATCTTTACTTTTTCATTGATGTAAAGCGCTCCGATTCCTTTTGGTCCGTGGATTTTATGTCCGCTCACCGACATCATATCCACTCCGATTCTCTTTGGAAAAATACGGTATTTCCCAAATCCCTGAACCGCATCCACATGGAACAGAATGTTTTTATTATAATTCTTCACAATCTGCACTGCTTCCTCGATCGGCTGCACGGAACCAACCTCATTATTCACATACATGACAGACACGAGAATAGTATCCTCGCAAAGCGCCTCTTTCAATGCATCCAAACGGATTCTGCCATCCTTATCCACCGGCAGGAATGTCACTCGAAATCCTTCTTCCTCCTCCAGATAATGCATCGTATTTAAGATTGCCGGATGTTCGATAGAAGATGTGATCAGATGTTTTCCCGCTCTGTGATTGGCTCTTGCACAACCAATCAGAGCCAGATTGTCACTCTCTGTCCCTCCGGAAGTAAAGTAAATCTCTTTCTCCTGCACTTTTAAAAGCTTCGCCAATGTCTCTTTTGACTCTTTTATATATTTTTCTGCATCTACTCCCTTTTTGTGCATTGAAGACGGATTGCCGTAATCTTCACACATTACTTTTCCTACAATCTCTCTGACACTCTCATAACATTTTGTAGTTGCAGAATTGTCCAAATAAACTTCCATGATCTTCTCCTGTTTTTCTTTCTTACTATATAAGTTATGTCATCACTCTTCCAAGTGATACATCAAAATTGACAGTGTCGTAAGACCTGCTGTCTCCGTTCTCAGAATCCGCTTGCCAAGTGTGATGGCTCTCGCTCCATTTGCAATGGCATCCTCTACTTCCTGTGTCTCAAATCCACCTTCCGGTCCAATAAAAATACCGACGGATTGTCCTCTTTTGATTTCCTCTATCACCTGCTTTGTCTCTTTCATTCCCTCTGCAAGTTCATACGGAATGAGAAGGATATCCAGTCCCCTCGCATATGTCAGAGCATCTTTATAAGACATCACATTTGTCACTTTCGGGATTACGTTGCGCCCGGACTGCTTTGCTCCGCTTTCCGCAATTCCTCTCCAGCGCTCCACTTTCTTTAACGCCTTTTTCTCGTCGAGCTTTACAACCGCACGTTTTGTTGCGACCGGTATAATCTCATACGCTCCAAGTTCCACCGCTTTTTGTACAATCAATTCCATCTTATCGCTTTTCGGAAGTCCCTGAAAAAGATATATTTTTGACGGTAACTCCGTATCCACCTGCTGTTCTTCTACAATCCGGACACAGACCTGTTGCGCCGTCATTGACTCAATCTCACAGAGATACTTTCGGTTGTTTCCGTCACTGACTTTTAACGCTTCGCCCACTTTCATACGGAGCACATTTTTAATATGATTCACATCCAGACCTTCTATATAGATATGATCCTCTTTCACCTGCATAGGTGTTACAAAAAACTGATGCATAATGATTCTCCTAATTTTTTCTTGCCGTCACGGATACCCATTCGCCCTGATATGTCACTTCCAGAACTTCAAGTCCTGCTTCTTTCACTGCCTCCACGACTGTCTCTTCTTTTGCATCGATAATTCCACTTGTGATATAAATTCCGCCTGTCTTTAACTGATGTAAGATAACAGGTGTAAGCGGAACTAACACATCTGCAAGAATATTCGCCACGACAATATCATATTTTTCATATCCGACTTTGTCCTGCACCTCTTTGTCATCGATGATATTTCCGATCATGACCTCATACTGATCTTTTGTAATTCCGTTTACTTCCATGTTCTCATAAGTCGCATCGATAGCACATGGATCCAAATCCGTTCCAACCGAATATTTTGCCCCGAATTTTAAGGCGAGCATTCCAAGAATCCCGCTTCCGCATCCTACATCTAAAATTGTCGTATCCGGTGTCACGTATTTGCGGATCTGGCGGATACAAAGTTGTGTTGTCTCATGCATTCCTGTTCCAAACGCAGTCCCCGGATCGATGTGAATGATCATCTTATCCTCATCCTCCGGTTTCACCTCTTCCCACGACGGAATGATGAGCACATCATCCACATAAAATTGGTGGAAGTACTGTTTCCAATTGTTGACCCAATCCACATCTTCAGTCTGTGATTCTTCAATGGTACACGCCCCCACATTCGTATATGCCCGCATCTCTTCCAATTCTTTTTTTACATTCGCAAGAACTTCTTCTTTGTCCTCGTCCTCTTCCAGATAAAAACTAATGTACGCAACACCGTCATCTGCTTCAATCTCCGGAAGGATATCCACAAACATCTGCTCTTTATCAGACTGTGTCAACGGAATCTTGTCCTCAATCTCAATGCCCTGAATTCCAAGATCCATCAGCATACTGCTGACGATATCTTCGCTTTCTGTCGTTGTTTTCAATCTAAATTTATTCCATTTCATTTTCTGTTCACCTCTTCTTAATCTTTTAAAAGTATAACAAATATTCTAAAAAAACGCAACGAAAAGGGATTCTGATTATCCCAAGAATCCCAAATGCTCCAACAATATTTTGACTCCCATCAGAATCAGAATGATCCCTCCTGCAAGCTCTGCTTTTGATTTGTACTTTGCCCCGAAGATATTCCCGATCTTCACACCTGCCACCGAGATGATAAATGTAGTCACTCCGATAAAGCTGACTGCCGGCACGATTTTCACCTGAAGAAATGCAAATGTCACTCCGACTGCCAACGCATCAATGCTCGTCGCAACCGCAAGCCCTATCATCGTCTTCACATCCAAAGCTTCGCTCGCCGTCTCGCATTCCTCTTCCCTTGACTCTCGCACCATATTAAATCCGATAATCCCAAGAAGGATGAACGCAATCCAGTGGTCGATTGATGTGATAAAGTCTTTAAACTGCACGCCCAAAACATATCCGATCAACGGCATTCCAGCCTGAAACACTCCAAAATACAGACCTACGATCCCCGCTTTCGTCCACGTACATTTTTTCATTGCCAGCCCCTTACAGACTGCAACCGCAAATGCATCCATCGACAATCCTACCGCAATTAAAAATAATTCTACAATACCCATTTCCCTTTTCTCCTTTTCGTTTCCTTGCAATTACTCCAAACAAAAAGACCTACCCGTAGCCTTATATCTACGGATAAGTCTCATTATTTAAAGTAATGCCAGACAGTCAAACTGCCAGTATGTTGACAATACTACGTAATTACGCCAACTACTCCCTTATCGTCTCTGAACATTATAGGAAGTCTCACTGCACTTGTCAAGCCTATAAATCAACAGAAATGGTCTGTTTTTCTACGTGATGTTTCTTCGCATATCCTGTCAGCATCAATGTCAGCGCTCCATCACCGGTTACATTGCAGGCTGTTCCAAAGCTGTCCTGCAGTGCAAAAATCGTAAGCATCAGCGCCGTTCCTGTCTCGTCAAACCCAAGCACTCCCGTGATCAATCCAAGAGATGCCATCACTGTTCCTCCCGGAACTCCCGGCGCTCCGATTGCAAATACACCAAGCAGTACACAGAATAACAGCATTATCCCAAACGACGGAATATTCCCATATAAGATTTTTGACACTGTCATCACAAAGAAAACTTCTGTCAGAACCGAGCCACACAGGTGGATATTGGCAAACAGCGGAACCCCGAAATCTACCATGTCATCACGAAGTGATTCTGATTTTTTTGCACAGCGAAGCGCCACTGCGAGCGTCGCTGCCGAAGACATTGTTCCAACCGCCGTAATATATGCAGGTCCATAGTTTTTTACAACTGTCCACGGATTTTCTCCTGAATAAATCCCTGCCAGCACATACAACAATGCCATCCAGATAAAATGACCGATCATAACAATCAGCACAACCTGAATAAATACCGGAAGCTGTTTTGTAATCGTTCCTTCATATGACAATGCACAGAAAGTAAATCCGATAAAAATCGGAAGAATCGGAATGACAATTTTTGTGACGATATCCAGCACAATTTTTTGAAATTCCTCCAAAACAGTCGTGATTGTCTTTGCTTTTGTCCATGTCGCCGCAAGTCCAATCAACACAGAAAATACGAGCGCACTCATAACCGGC comes from Coprococcus phoceensis and encodes:
- a CDS encoding dicarboxylate/amino acid:cation symporter, which produces MKKIVGSLPFKLVLGVVIGILVGQVANEGVMNVVVTIKYILNQVINFCVPLIIIGFIAPSITKLGNNASKMLGIALVLAYVSSLGAALFSMAAGYGLIPHLSIDANVEGLKELPKIVFQLDIPQIMPVMSALVFSVLIGLAATWTKAKTITTVLEEFQKIVLDIVTKIVIPILPIFIGFTFCALSYEGTITKQLPVFIQVVLIVMIGHFIWMALLYVLAGIYSGENPWTVVKNYGPAYITAVGTMSSAATLAVALRCAKKSESLRDDMVDFGVPLFANIHLCGSVLTEVFFVMTVSKILYGNIPSFGIMLLFCVLLGVFAIGAPGVPGGTVMASLGLITGVLGFDETGTALMLTIFALQDSFGTACNVTGDGALTLMLTGYAKKHHVEKQTISVDL